The following coding sequences are from one Thermostaphylospora chromogena window:
- the gnd gene encoding phosphogluconate dehydrogenase (NAD(+)-dependent, decarboxylating) → MRFDPHGAGKAWVETPRRKAIEGVFGMQIGMVGLGRMGGNMAERLRRAGHEVVGFDRDPELTDVGSLRELVARLRPPRHVWVMVPAGAPTQETIDRLGDLLSPGDLVVDGGNSHYVDDRRRAADLGAKGIGFVDVGVSGGVWGLENGYALMAGGEEEHVERLKPIFEALKPEGPDGFVHAGGVGAGHFAKMVHNGIEYGMMQAFAEGWELLEASKIVTDVGGTFRSWRHGTVIRSWLLDLLVRALEQDDDLSELRGYAEDSGEGRWTVQAAVEHAVPLPVITAALYARFASRQQDSPAMKVVAALRNQFGGHAVTAADGSFAKGADSPGADVTLPS, encoded by the coding sequence ATCCGATTCGATCCGCATGGCGCGGGTAAAGCGTGGGTCGAGACGCCGCGCAGGAAAGCGATCGAGGGGGTGTTCGGCATGCAGATAGGCATGGTCGGGCTCGGCAGGATGGGGGGCAACATGGCCGAGCGCCTGCGCCGTGCCGGGCATGAGGTGGTGGGGTTCGACCGGGATCCCGAGCTCACCGACGTGGGAAGCCTGCGCGAGCTGGTCGCGCGGCTGCGGCCGCCGCGCCACGTGTGGGTGATGGTCCCGGCCGGCGCGCCGACGCAGGAGACCATCGATCGCCTCGGCGACCTGCTCTCCCCCGGTGACCTGGTGGTCGACGGCGGCAATTCACACTATGTGGACGACCGCCGGCGCGCCGCCGACCTGGGCGCCAAGGGCATCGGCTTCGTCGACGTGGGTGTCAGCGGCGGTGTGTGGGGGCTGGAGAACGGCTACGCGCTGATGGCGGGCGGCGAGGAGGAGCACGTCGAGCGGCTGAAGCCGATCTTCGAGGCCCTCAAGCCCGAGGGACCCGACGGATTCGTGCACGCCGGCGGGGTCGGCGCGGGCCACTTCGCCAAGATGGTCCACAACGGCATCGAATACGGCATGATGCAAGCCTTCGCCGAGGGCTGGGAGCTGCTGGAGGCGTCGAAGATCGTCACCGATGTCGGCGGCACGTTCCGCAGCTGGCGGCACGGCACCGTCATCCGCTCCTGGCTGCTCGACCTGCTCGTGCGCGCCCTGGAGCAGGACGACGACCTCTCCGAGCTGCGCGGATACGCCGAGGACTCCGGAGAGGGCCGGTGGACCGTGCAGGCCGCGGTCGAGCATGCGGTGCCGCTACCGGTGATCACCGCGGCGCTCTACGCCCGCTTCGCCTCCCGCCAGCAGGACTCCCCGGCCATGAAGGTCGTCGCCGCGCTGCGCAACCAGTTCGGCGGCCACGCCGTGACCGCCGCAGACGGCTCCTTCGCCAAGGGGGCCGATTCACCCGGCGCCGACGTCACCCTCCCGTCCTGA
- the recF gene encoding DNA replication/repair protein RecF (All proteins in this family for which functions are known are DNA-binding proteins that assist the filamentation of RecA onto DNA for the initiation of recombination or recombinational repair.): MHVAHLSLTDFRSYESVELALAPGATAFVGPNGQGKTNLVEALGYVATLSSHRVANDAPLVRHGADRAIVRAAVVKDDRRALVELEINPGRANRARLNRSPVARPRDILGLLRTVLFAPEDLAMVKGDPGERRRFLDDLLVARAPRFAGVRADYERVLKQRSALLRTAALTRRGRGGTRRAEQEAGFAAVGAGDLLSTLEVWDTQLARFGAELLGARLDLIEALRPLVARAYRGLAPSSAPVTLAYRSTLSVEENTAAPSPGRPVTGALETTDRAALAELLCERLRQVRDAELERGVTLIGPHRDDLFLGLGELPARGYASHGESWSFALALRLAAYELLRADGSDPVLILDDVFAELDAQRRRRLAQTVASAEQVLITAAVPQDVPEELVGVRYDVSEGSVTRRAA; this comes from the coding sequence GTGCATGTCGCCCACCTGTCGCTGACCGACTTCCGGTCCTACGAGTCTGTGGAGCTCGCCCTGGCTCCGGGCGCCACGGCCTTCGTCGGGCCCAACGGCCAGGGGAAGACCAACCTGGTCGAGGCGCTGGGCTACGTCGCGACCCTGTCCAGTCACCGGGTGGCGAACGACGCGCCGCTGGTGCGGCACGGCGCCGACCGGGCCATCGTGCGCGCGGCCGTGGTCAAGGACGACCGCAGGGCCCTGGTCGAGCTGGAGATCAACCCGGGCCGCGCCAACCGCGCGCGGCTCAACCGCTCCCCCGTCGCCCGCCCGCGTGACATCCTCGGCCTGCTGCGCACGGTGCTGTTCGCCCCCGAGGACCTCGCGATGGTCAAGGGGGACCCGGGGGAGCGTCGGCGCTTCCTGGACGACCTGCTGGTCGCGCGCGCACCGCGGTTCGCCGGGGTGCGGGCCGACTACGAGCGCGTGCTCAAGCAGCGGAGCGCGCTGCTGCGGACCGCCGCGCTGACCAGACGCGGGCGCGGCGGCACCCGGCGGGCCGAGCAGGAGGCGGGGTTCGCCGCCGTCGGCGCGGGCGACCTGCTGAGCACGCTGGAGGTGTGGGACACCCAGCTCGCCCGGTTCGGGGCCGAGCTGCTCGGCGCGCGGCTGGACCTGATCGAGGCGCTGCGTCCACTGGTGGCCCGGGCGTACCGCGGGCTCGCCCCCTCCTCCGCGCCCGTCACGCTGGCGTACCGCAGCACGCTGTCTGTGGAGGAGAACACGGCGGCGCCGTCTCCGGGAAGGCCCGTCACGGGCGCTCTGGAGACGACCGATCGGGCGGCGCTGGCCGAGCTGCTGTGCGAGCGCCTGCGCCAGGTGCGCGACGCCGAGCTGGAACGCGGCGTCACCCTGATCGGGCCGCACCGTGACGACCTGTTCCTCGGCCTCGGCGAGCTGCCCGCCCGCGGCTACGCCAGCCACGGCGAGTCGTGGTCGTTCGCCCTCGCGCTGCGGCTGGCCGCTTACGAGCTGCTCCGTGCCGACGGCAGCGATCCGGTGCTGATCCTGGACGACGTGTTCGCCGAGCTGGACGCCCAGCGGCGGCGTCGGCTGGCGCAGACGGTGGCCTCCGCCGAGCAGGTGCTGATCACCGCGGCGGTGCCGCAGGACGTGCCGGAGGAGCTGGTGGGCGTCCGGTATGACGTCTCGGAGGGGAGCGTGACCCGCCGTGCCGCGTGA
- a CDS encoding DUF721 domain-containing protein — translation MDDVTARGLALAREKLAQAKADAARRGRMPRREPRRKTGGTLRETGDPQPFARAIRELLAARGWEREVAMGGVFGRWAQIVGPDLAAHTKPESFADGEVVVSADSTAWASQLRLLAPALVKRLNEELGDGTVRRVRVRGPQTGHRPSGGLRARGGRGPRDTYG, via the coding sequence GTGGACGACGTCACGGCGCGCGGGCTCGCCCTGGCCCGGGAGAAACTCGCCCAGGCCAAGGCCGACGCCGCCCGGCGCGGCCGGATGCCGCGCCGCGAGCCCCGGCGTAAGACCGGCGGCACGCTCCGCGAGACGGGCGACCCGCAGCCGTTCGCGCGCGCGATCCGCGAGCTGCTCGCCGCGCGCGGCTGGGAGCGGGAGGTCGCGATGGGCGGTGTGTTCGGCCGCTGGGCCCAGATCGTGGGCCCCGACCTCGCCGCCCACACCAAGCCCGAGAGCTTCGCCGACGGCGAGGTGGTCGTCTCCGCCGACTCCACCGCCTGGGCCAGCCAGCTCCGCCTGCTCGCACCCGCGCTGGTCAAGCGGCTCAACGAGGAGCTGGGGGACGGCACCGTGCGACGGGTGCGGGTGCGGGGCCCGCAGACGGGTCACCGCCCCTCCGGCGGTCTGAGAGCCCGGGGCGGCAGGGGGCCGCGCGACACCTACGGCTGA